A stretch of the uncultured Trichococcus sp. genome encodes the following:
- the allD gene encoding ureidoglycolate dehydrogenase: MSEEKLIKVTPDELHALIKNKLQAAGLPEVQAAETANHLVYADLCGVHSHGAVRVEYYSERINKGGITLEPEIRFEKTGESSGVFHGDNAQGQYVANLALEPAIQMAKESGVAVVGVSRCGHTGTLSYYLRKIAEAGLAGMAMTQSDPMAVPFGGAEVYYGTNPIGFGAPSATDTPLIFDMATTVQAWGKILDARSKGREIPADWAVDENGQATTDPHAVRGLMPIAGPKGYGLMMMVDIFSGVLMNLPFGKHVSSMYNDLHAGRNLGQLYIILDPARFGDADTFRQHISQTMEELNAIKPAAGFSSVRYPGQGSNERYERNKSQGVEIPESIIEYLKSDVIHNDSYEGLSPFAN; the protein is encoded by the coding sequence ATGTCGGAAGAAAAATTAATCAAAGTAACTCCCGATGAGTTGCATGCACTGATCAAAAACAAACTCCAAGCGGCGGGCCTGCCGGAAGTACAGGCAGCCGAAACTGCGAACCACTTGGTGTATGCGGACTTATGCGGTGTGCATTCGCACGGCGCGGTCCGGGTGGAGTATTATTCAGAACGTATCAATAAAGGCGGCATCACTTTAGAGCCTGAAATCAGATTCGAAAAAACCGGGGAAAGCTCCGGCGTTTTCCATGGGGACAATGCGCAGGGGCAGTACGTGGCGAACTTAGCCCTGGAACCGGCCATCCAAATGGCGAAAGAATCCGGCGTGGCGGTAGTCGGCGTGTCCAGATGCGGGCACACAGGCACCTTGTCCTACTATTTGCGCAAAATCGCCGAAGCAGGCTTAGCCGGCATGGCGATGACCCAGTCCGACCCGATGGCAGTGCCTTTTGGCGGCGCAGAAGTGTATTACGGGACCAATCCGATCGGTTTCGGTGCGCCGAGTGCAACCGACACACCGCTGATTTTTGATATGGCGACCACCGTGCAGGCCTGGGGAAAAATCCTGGATGCCCGCTCAAAGGGCCGTGAAATTCCGGCAGACTGGGCTGTCGATGAAAACGGGCAAGCGACAACCGATCCGCATGCGGTGAGAGGATTGATGCCCATCGCCGGTCCTAAAGGTTATGGACTGATGATGATGGTCGACATCTTTTCGGGCGTCCTGATGAATCTACCGTTCGGAAAACATGTCAGCTCCATGTACAATGACCTGCATGCCGGCCGAAATCTAGGTCAACTTTACATTATCCTTGATCCAGCCCGTTTCGGGGATGCCGATACTTTCAGACAGCACATCAGCCAAACGATGGAAGAATTGAACGCCATCAAACCAGCAGCGGGCTTTTCAAGCGTCCGTTATCCTGGTCAAGGATCCAACGAACGCTATGAGAGAAATAAATCTCAAGGCGTGGAAATTCCGGAATCGATCATCGAATACCTGAAATCCGATGTGATCCATAACGACAGCTACGAAGGATTAAGCCCTTTTGCTAACTGA
- the trkA gene encoding Trk system potassium transporter TrkA → MKIVIAGGGKVGSVLCAELATQENDIILIEKMEMRLDKLISTYDISGIVGNGASYDIQHEAGVADCDIFIAVTAQDEVNIMASILAKKLGAKYTIARVRNPEYSGHFDYVRESLGVNLMINPELESARSIARIIKFPTVLSIQSFADNRVELIEIEVSATTSLANVSLADFRGKFGDVLVCAIRRKNETLIPTGQDKLLVGDHAYIIGNRATIRKFYRTVCPQKTKINSALVIGGGRLTYYLLDFLKEYRMDIKVIEQSRQVAEELSAAYPDVEVILGDGTDQDVLQHEGIETYNAFISLIGVDEENIVASLYALQKNVEKVITKVNRELLLKIFDSLGMETIITPKRVIANTILRFVRSLGNTSVSDVEALYRLADNEAEAIQFKVKETSRVVHMPLIKLNTKPNLLIAYIIRNRKLIIPSGKDVIKPNDRVIVVTKDKNFDDIDDIVY, encoded by the coding sequence ATGAAAATCGTGATTGCCGGTGGCGGGAAGGTTGGCTCCGTGCTCTGTGCAGAATTGGCTACACAAGAAAATGATATTATTTTGATCGAAAAAATGGAAATGCGTTTGGATAAGCTGATCAGTACGTATGATATCTCAGGCATAGTCGGAAATGGTGCCAGCTATGATATCCAACATGAAGCAGGTGTCGCTGACTGCGACATTTTCATTGCAGTGACAGCACAAGATGAAGTGAATATCATGGCCAGCATCCTAGCGAAAAAACTCGGAGCAAAATATACAATAGCGCGAGTGCGAAATCCGGAGTATTCTGGGCATTTTGACTATGTCCGTGAAAGCTTGGGCGTCAATTTGATGATCAATCCCGAATTGGAGTCGGCTCGGAGTATTGCGCGCATCATCAAATTCCCGACAGTCCTGAGCATCCAATCTTTTGCGGATAATCGCGTCGAATTGATCGAAATTGAAGTCAGTGCGACTACTTCTTTGGCGAACGTATCGCTGGCCGATTTCAGGGGGAAGTTCGGTGATGTACTGGTTTGCGCTATCCGCAGAAAAAATGAAACGCTGATTCCTACGGGGCAGGACAAGCTTCTTGTGGGAGACCATGCTTATATCATAGGGAACAGAGCAACAATCCGGAAATTTTATAGGACTGTCTGTCCCCAAAAAACCAAAATAAACTCCGCTCTCGTGATCGGTGGGGGAAGATTGACCTATTACTTGCTGGATTTTCTGAAAGAATACCGGATGGACATCAAAGTCATCGAGCAGAGCAGACAAGTCGCGGAGGAGCTCAGTGCAGCATATCCGGACGTTGAGGTGATACTCGGTGATGGTACGGATCAGGATGTTCTCCAACATGAAGGAATCGAAACGTACAATGCCTTCATTTCTCTGATCGGGGTGGATGAAGAAAATATTGTCGCTTCATTATATGCCCTGCAAAAAAATGTGGAGAAAGTGATCACAAAAGTGAACCGGGAATTGCTGCTGAAGATTTTTGATTCATTAGGAATGGAAACAATCATTACGCCAAAACGTGTAATTGCCAATACGATTTTGCGTTTTGTGCGCAGTCTGGGGAACACATCGGTATCGGATGTTGAAGCTTTGTACCGTCTGGCTGACAATGAAGCAGAAGCGATCCAGTTCAAAGTGAAAGAAACGAGCAGAGTCGTTCATATGCCTTTGATAAAATTGAATACGAAACCCAATCTGTTGATTGCATACATTATCCGCAACAGAAAACTGATTATTCCTTCCGGCAAGGATGTCATTAAGCCGAATGACCGTGTCATTGTCGTCACGAAAGATAAAAATTTTGATGATATCGATGACATCGTCTATTAG
- a CDS encoding TrkH family potassium uptake protein yields MNLSIVRYVVARLLQIEAALMIFPLTVSLLYRESWNYLFSFLSVMFFLAVLGQLLSLKKPESKRMTAREGFVIVAISWILFSFFGSLPFVINSDIPSFVDAFFETSSGFTTTGASILDDVESLSHSSLFWRSFTHLVGGMGILVFALAVLPQIDSQSVNIMKAETPGPTFGKLVSKLSSSARILYLIYLSMTAIVTVLLWISGMNLFDSLLHAFGVAGTGGFGVKNGSIMPYENAYVEWVIGIGMLAFGINFNMIYLLLIGNIKQVFKSEELKWYFLIVLGAVGLICVNLIGYYDSISTLIRDVFFTVSSVITTTGFTTADFGSWPLFSQMMVLSLMFFGACAGSTAGGLKISRVVVYVKILVAEIKRVAQPNRIVVVQYDQKPLGTNTKHGVANYLIIYSVVFAAVFMLISLDAPDFLSAFSAVAATFNNIGPALGAVGPAYSYSKLHDYSKILLSFTMLAGRLEIFPILILFAPRTWKK; encoded by the coding sequence ATGAATCTATCGATCGTTCGTTATGTTGTGGCGCGTCTGTTGCAGATTGAAGCCGCATTGATGATTTTCCCTCTGACTGTGAGCTTGCTTTATCGGGAATCCTGGAACTATCTCTTCAGTTTTTTGTCAGTGATGTTTTTTTTGGCGGTTCTTGGGCAACTATTAAGCTTGAAAAAGCCGGAAAGCAAGCGGATGACTGCCCGGGAAGGCTTCGTCATCGTTGCGATTTCCTGGATTTTGTTCTCGTTTTTCGGCAGTCTGCCTTTTGTCATCAATTCGGATATTCCCTCATTCGTGGATGCCTTTTTTGAGACGAGCAGCGGATTCACGACAACCGGTGCGAGCATATTGGATGATGTGGAATCTTTATCCCATTCCAGTTTATTCTGGAGAAGTTTTACCCACTTGGTTGGAGGTATGGGGATTTTGGTGTTTGCATTGGCTGTCTTGCCGCAAATCGATTCCCAATCAGTTAATATCATGAAAGCTGAAACGCCCGGCCCTACTTTCGGTAAGCTTGTATCGAAATTGTCTTCTTCGGCCCGGATTTTATATTTGATTTACCTTTCCATGACAGCGATTGTCACTGTCCTGCTCTGGATTAGCGGAATGAATCTATTTGATTCCTTGCTTCATGCTTTTGGAGTCGCTGGCACGGGTGGTTTCGGCGTCAAAAACGGCAGTATTATGCCTTATGAGAATGCCTACGTTGAATGGGTAATCGGGATAGGTATGCTTGCCTTCGGGATAAACTTCAACATGATTTACTTGTTGCTTATAGGAAATATTAAGCAAGTATTCAAGAGTGAAGAGTTGAAGTGGTATTTCTTGATTGTGCTGGGTGCTGTGGGGCTGATCTGTGTCAATCTGATAGGGTACTATGATTCCATTTCGACATTGATTCGGGATGTTTTCTTTACCGTTTCATCCGTCATCACGACAACCGGTTTTACGACAGCAGACTTTGGTTCGTGGCCGTTGTTTTCCCAGATGATGGTCTTGTCGTTGATGTTTTTCGGGGCATGTGCGGGTTCTACGGCTGGAGGATTGAAGATTTCGCGTGTCGTTGTCTATGTTAAGATTCTGGTTGCGGAAATCAAACGTGTCGCGCAGCCGAATCGGATCGTGGTTGTTCAATATGATCAAAAGCCTTTGGGGACAAATACGAAGCACGGTGTAGCTAATTATCTGATCATCTACTCAGTAGTCTTTGCAGCAGTATTCATGCTCATCAGTCTGGATGCGCCGGACTTTTTGTCGGCTTTCAGTGCGGTTGCGGCAACGTTCAATAATATCGGTCCTGCTTTGGGAGCAGTCGGACCGGCATACAGCTACAGCAAATTGCATGATTACTCAAAGATTTTGTTGTCGTTCACGATGCTTGCGGGGCGGTTGGAAATTTTTCCGATTTTGATCCTTTTTGCACCGCGTACATGGAAAAAATAA
- a CDS encoding iron-sulfur cluster repair di-iron protein, ric — protein sequence MSNQPTFTEVKEALFPTLEQYVPIVARVHGKNHPEFHDVHQLFNAILEKTLTADTKKPDLNEEFIKLRVVSNNYTVPDDVCESYEAVYQMLGKVDQAYQASLPPTSPRSI from the coding sequence ATGTCCAATCAACCCACATTTACAGAAGTGAAGGAAGCTCTCTTTCCAACATTGGAACAATACGTGCCGATTGTAGCCCGTGTACATGGAAAAAATCACCCCGAATTCCATGATGTTCACCAGCTATTCAACGCGATCCTCGAAAAGACCCTAACAGCCGACACAAAAAAACCAGACCTGAACGAGGAATTCATAAAATTGCGCGTGGTTTCGAATAACTACACAGTTCCGGATGATGTGTGCGAAAGTTATGAAGCGGTCTACCAGATGTTGGGGAAAGTGGATCAAGCTTACCAAGCTTCATTGCCCCCAACAAGTCCTCGCTCTATCTGA
- the ftsH gene encoding ATP-dependent zinc metalloprotease FtsH has product MESKMPPKINNQWVYIAVIATAFLFLPNLFPSLAGDPVTEVDYKTFVAMLEEDSVESVLVEENQIEFTALNDDGEEAFFITGRMEDSALTERLLATDAKFAKEIIPEGSPLVDFFLIWILPFALLYAFWGFMMRRLQGKVGGIGNEMKFGKSNVKIYAESETGKTFEDVAGQDEAKEALWEVIDFLHNPQKYREIGAKMPKGILLVGPPGTGKTLLAKAVAGEARVPFFSISGSEFMEMFVGVGAARVRDLFDKAQEKAPCIVFIDEIDTIGKSRNLSGITGNDERDQTLNQLLNEMDGFSSEKGVVILAATNKPEVLDKALLRPGRFDRRIPLELPDIAGREAILKVHAKSVKMTEDVDLKGIAKYTPGSSGADLANLINEGALHAIKEGRSKISQSDLEYALEIILAGYQRKNAILSKEDKLAIAYHEIGHAIVAAKQTDSAPVNKISIIPRTSGVLGYTMQSEDTDHVLMSREKFLNKIITYMGGRSAEEVILNTVTSGAENDIEAATAIARAMVTRYGMSEKFDMMALETINNPYLGTDVTSLVSNETSAKIDDEVLGIIKFAHEKAKEIIRENLPKMHELANYLLEKETMTGEEFMEMLTEE; this is encoded by the coding sequence ATGGAATCTAAAATGCCCCCGAAGATCAATAATCAGTGGGTTTATATTGCTGTAATTGCCACGGCTTTCTTGTTTTTGCCGAATCTTTTCCCTAGTCTGGCGGGGGATCCGGTGACGGAAGTAGATTATAAGACGTTTGTTGCGATGCTTGAAGAAGATAGTGTGGAGTCGGTATTGGTGGAGGAGAACCAGATCGAATTCACGGCACTTAATGATGATGGGGAGGAAGCCTTCTTCATCACTGGTCGAATGGAGGACTCGGCGCTGACCGAGAGGCTGCTGGCCACGGATGCGAAGTTTGCTAAGGAAATTATCCCGGAAGGATCTCCGCTGGTTGATTTTTTCCTGATCTGGATTTTGCCTTTTGCGTTATTGTACGCATTCTGGGGTTTCATGATGCGCAGGCTGCAGGGAAAAGTCGGTGGAATCGGCAATGAAATGAAATTCGGCAAGAGCAATGTCAAGATATACGCTGAATCTGAAACAGGAAAAACATTTGAGGATGTAGCGGGGCAGGATGAAGCGAAGGAAGCGCTCTGGGAAGTGATCGATTTCCTGCATAATCCCCAAAAATACCGGGAAATCGGTGCCAAGATGCCGAAAGGGATTCTGCTGGTCGGACCTCCAGGAACCGGGAAGACGCTGCTGGCCAAAGCGGTCGCAGGAGAAGCCAGAGTGCCGTTTTTCTCGATATCGGGATCTGAATTCATGGAGATGTTCGTCGGTGTGGGCGCCGCCAGGGTCAGGGATCTGTTCGACAAAGCCCAGGAAAAGGCCCCTTGTATCGTTTTCATCGACGAAATCGACACTATCGGCAAGAGCCGTAACCTGTCAGGCATCACCGGAAACGATGAGCGGGACCAGACACTCAACCAGCTGTTGAATGAAATGGATGGTTTTTCCTCGGAAAAAGGTGTGGTGATCCTGGCGGCAACGAACAAACCTGAAGTTCTCGACAAAGCGCTGCTGCGGCCAGGACGATTTGATAGGCGCATTCCGCTTGAGCTGCCGGATATTGCCGGGAGGGAAGCGATTCTGAAGGTTCATGCAAAATCGGTCAAAATGACGGAAGACGTCGATCTGAAGGGGATTGCAAAGTACACACCCGGCAGCTCCGGAGCCGACCTTGCCAATCTTATAAATGAAGGCGCTCTCCATGCCATAAAGGAAGGACGCAGCAAAATCAGCCAATCCGATCTGGAGTACGCGTTGGAAATCATATTGGCCGGATACCAGCGGAAAAATGCCATCCTCTCGAAAGAAGACAAATTGGCGATCGCGTACCATGAAATAGGCCATGCAATCGTTGCCGCGAAACAAACAGATTCCGCACCTGTCAATAAAATCAGCATCATCCCAAGGACTTCGGGCGTCCTCGGCTACACGATGCAGTCGGAAGACACAGATCACGTTCTGATGAGCCGCGAAAAGTTCTTGAACAAGATCATCACCTACATGGGCGGACGCTCTGCCGAGGAAGTCATCCTGAATACGGTCACATCCGGGGCGGAAAATGACATAGAGGCGGCAACAGCTATTGCACGGGCGATGGTTACGCGCTACGGCATGAGTGAAAAGTTCGACATGATGGCTTTGGAAACGATCAATAATCCTTATCTGGGAACGGATGTAACGTCACTCGTATCAAATGAAACCTCTGCGAAAATCGATGATGAGGTTTTGGGCATCATCAAATTCGCCCATGAAAAAGCTAAGGAAATCATCCGGGAAAACTTACCGAAAATGCATGAACTTGCTAACTATCTGCTTGAAAAAGAAACCATGACCGGCGAAGAATTCATGGAAATGCTGACGGAAGAATAA
- a CDS encoding DUF2200 domain-containing protein, with protein sequence MKNTKIFGMSFASVYPLYIQKAEKKGRTKEEVDEIIFWLTGYDETTLQQQLDDKVDFETFFAQAPQLNPNVSLITGVICGYRVEEIEDKLMQKIRYLDKLIDELAKGKAMEKILRK encoded by the coding sequence ATGAAAAATACGAAAATATTCGGGATGTCGTTTGCCAGCGTCTATCCGTTGTATATTCAGAAAGCCGAGAAAAAAGGCCGCACGAAAGAAGAAGTCGATGAGATCATTTTCTGGCTGACCGGATATGATGAGACGACGCTGCAACAACAACTGGATGATAAAGTTGATTTCGAAACCTTTTTTGCACAGGCACCACAGCTGAATCCCAACGTTTCGCTTATCACAGGGGTCATTTGCGGATACCGCGTCGAAGAGATCGAAGACAAACTCATGCAGAAAATCCGTTACCTGGATAAACTCATCGATGAGTTGGCTAAAGGGAAGGCCATGGAGAAGATACTGAGGAAATAG
- a CDS encoding pyrimidine/purine nucleoside phosphorylase: MEFKNVTVIKEANVYFDGKVTSRTVLFESGEKKTLGFMLAGEYEFNTDAEEIMEVLGGDMSVMLPGESEYTLYSKGQSYVVPANSSFKMIVEKYVDYCCSYKND, translated from the coding sequence ATGGAATTCAAAAATGTTACAGTGATCAAGGAAGCAAATGTGTATTTTGACGGGAAAGTGACCAGCAGAACGGTCTTGTTTGAAAGCGGCGAGAAAAAGACACTCGGCTTCATGTTGGCAGGCGAATACGAATTCAATACCGATGCCGAAGAAATCATGGAAGTCCTGGGTGGCGACATGTCGGTCATGCTGCCGGGTGAATCGGAATACACACTCTACAGCAAAGGCCAAAGCTATGTCGTTCCGGCAAACTCATCATTCAAGATGATTGTTGAGAAATATGTGGACTATTGCTGTTCTTACAAAAACGACTGA
- a CDS encoding type II toxin-antitoxin system PemK/MazF family toxin encodes MKASDRYIPKKGDIVWVNFDPSSGNEIKKRRPGLVVSRYEFNGSTLFAVICPITSTIKNLPTRYTLPEEMVVTGQIVISQLKSLDFHARKIEFADRLPVQDIANVDQIIEYIF; translated from the coding sequence ATGAAGGCTTCCGATCGGTACATTCCCAAGAAAGGCGATATCGTCTGGGTGAATTTTGATCCATCTTCAGGAAATGAAATCAAAAAACGTCGGCCGGGACTGGTTGTCTCAAGATACGAATTCAATGGTTCTACCTTGTTTGCGGTTATTTGCCCCATCACTTCGACAATAAAAAACCTCCCTACTCGGTATACGTTGCCGGAAGAAATGGTTGTCACAGGTCAAATCGTCATCTCCCAACTCAAATCTTTGGATTTTCACGCCAGAAAAATTGAATTCGCTGACAGATTGCCTGTTCAGGATATCGCTAACGTCGATCAGATAATCGAATATATATTTTAA
- a CDS encoding AbrB family transcriptional regulator has product MLITKSRLQGSSVVVTLPLHNGEKLEANKEYIVIYSANGTITLVPKIDDPFVLSEAGAFYEKDEWASLSPEGRELF; this is encoded by the coding sequence ATGCTAATTACAAAATCCAGACTACAGGGAAGTTCCGTAGTTGTCACCCTGCCGCTTCACAATGGCGAAAAATTGGAAGCCAATAAAGAATATATCGTAATCTATTCAGCGAACGGGACAATCACGCTGGTTCCCAAAATTGATGATCCCTTTGTTTTGTCCGAAGCTGGGGCTTTTTACGAAAAAGATGAATGGGCTAGTCTATCTCCTGAAGGGAGAGAACTGTTCTGA
- a CDS encoding DUF1599 domain-containing protein: MTKVEQHREICERLNRLYAAKNKDYGDSFGDSFEEYGLIMPAVRLDDKLHRFKQLIKQEAEVKDESITDTLMDLANYAIMTIIEIENKA, translated from the coding sequence ATGACGAAAGTCGAGCAGCACAGGGAAATATGCGAAAGACTGAATCGGCTGTATGCGGCAAAAAACAAAGACTACGGGGATAGTTTTGGCGACAGCTTCGAAGAGTACGGGCTGATAATGCCTGCTGTCCGATTGGATGATAAACTGCACCGGTTCAAACAACTGATCAAGCAGGAGGCCGAAGTGAAAGACGAGAGTATCACAGACACGCTGATGGATTTGGCGAATTACGCAATCATGACCATCATCGAAATCGAGAACAAAGCATAA
- the ade gene encoding adenine deaminase: MTEALKRLIQAAQQPEEADLIIQNGTVVDVFSLETFEADVAIKDGYIVGIGTYPNGKQVVDASGKYVMPGFIDGHIHIESTMVTPSEFSRALIKHGVTTVVTDPHEIANVAGTIGIEFMLKDAANADMDILLKLPSCVPATPFEQNGATLTADDLRPYLTHPTVIGLAEVMDYPSVLNANPDMLEKIQMTIGAGLEVDGHAAGLPDTALNVYSVAGIRNDHEAVTAEEAIARVRRGMHVLVREGSAAKDLLALLPAINERNSRRFSFCTDDKHLDELAEEGTVNYAAQLAIANGLDPLIAIQMATLNNAVCHGIHDKGAIAPGYLADILITDSLEILHPETIIKGGRLLDLGALRSARATVPETVRSSLHLKKVTKDDLQIPLLEGQQAWVIGVVPGRIITEKIAADVQTEDGFFVADPQNDQVKMVVSERHHQTGSIGAGIVSGIGLKRGAIASTVAHDSHNLVVAGTNDEDMLLAIEEAERMQGGLVIVDGGKVLASVPLRVGGIMSEKSYEEVIKELHQLHEQLSTLAEESQNIFMILSFLCLPVIPRLKLTDRGLFDVDSFQHIAVGIPM, encoded by the coding sequence ATGACAGAGGCATTGAAAAGACTGATCCAGGCAGCGCAGCAACCGGAGGAAGCGGACCTGATCATCCAAAACGGGACAGTAGTGGATGTGTTTTCGCTGGAGACCTTTGAAGCGGATGTTGCTATCAAAGATGGATACATCGTCGGCATCGGTACCTATCCGAACGGGAAGCAAGTGGTGGATGCTTCAGGAAAGTATGTCATGCCGGGCTTTATCGACGGGCATATCCATATCGAATCGACGATGGTGACACCGTCGGAATTTTCGCGTGCGCTCATCAAACACGGTGTGACGACCGTTGTGACTGATCCGCATGAAATCGCGAACGTCGCAGGAACAATCGGTATTGAATTTATGTTGAAGGACGCCGCCAACGCCGATATGGACATCCTGCTGAAGCTGCCATCGTGTGTGCCGGCAACGCCTTTCGAGCAGAATGGGGCAACGCTGACTGCGGATGATCTCCGCCCGTATTTGACCCATCCGACCGTCATCGGCCTGGCGGAAGTGATGGATTATCCATCCGTTTTGAATGCAAATCCGGATATGCTGGAGAAAATCCAAATGACAATCGGAGCGGGGCTGGAGGTAGACGGTCATGCAGCCGGTCTGCCGGATACGGCGCTGAACGTATACAGCGTCGCGGGCATCCGCAACGATCATGAAGCGGTGACTGCGGAAGAAGCGATTGCGCGGGTACGCCGGGGCATGCATGTGTTGGTGCGCGAAGGTTCGGCGGCAAAGGATTTGCTGGCGTTGTTGCCGGCCATCAACGAAAGGAACAGCCGCCGTTTTTCATTCTGTACGGATGATAAGCATCTGGACGAATTGGCAGAAGAAGGAACCGTCAATTACGCAGCGCAGCTGGCCATCGCAAACGGGCTGGATCCGCTGATTGCGATCCAGATGGCTACGCTCAATAATGCGGTATGCCACGGCATTCATGACAAAGGCGCCATTGCACCAGGCTATCTTGCGGATATCCTGATCACGGATAGCCTGGAGATCCTGCATCCGGAAACAATCATCAAAGGCGGACGTCTGCTGGATCTGGGCGCTTTAAGGAGCGCCCGCGCAACTGTCCCGGAGACTGTCCGATCCTCCCTTCATTTAAAGAAAGTGACAAAAGATGATTTGCAGATCCCGCTTCTTGAAGGTCAGCAAGCTTGGGTCATCGGTGTTGTGCCGGGCCGCATCATTACGGAGAAAATCGCAGCGGATGTACAGACGGAAGACGGGTTCTTTGTTGCGGATCCGCAAAATGATCAAGTGAAGATGGTGGTGTCCGAACGCCATCACCAAACCGGCAGCATCGGGGCTGGCATCGTCAGCGGAATCGGTCTGAAACGGGGCGCCATCGCCTCAACTGTAGCCCATGATTCGCATAATCTGGTCGTTGCCGGAACGAACGATGAAGATATGCTGCTTGCGATTGAGGAAGCGGAACGGATGCAAGGCGGACTCGTCATCGTTGATGGCGGCAAAGTGTTGGCGTCGGTCCCGTTGCGGGTCGGCGGCATCATGTCGGAAAAATCCTACGAAGAAGTGATCAAGGAATTGCATCAGCTGCATGAGCAGTTGTCTACGCTGGCGGAGGAATCGCAGAACATTTTCATGATCCTCTCGTTCCTATGTCTTCCAGTCATTCCGCGGCTGAAATTGACGGATAGAGGATTGTTTGATGTGGATTCCTTCCAGCATATCGCAGTCGGGATTCCGATGTAA
- a CDS encoding inorganic phosphate transporter, with amino-acid sequence MAISFGAFIQLLLTSPAIAVTVVLTLGVVLVNGWTDAPNAIATCVSTRSITPRNAILMAAVFNFFGVFAMTAVNAKVAQTMAKMVDFGGNTEDAVVALCAALFAIVVWATAAWYFGIPTSESHALIAGVSGAAIALQGGIDGINGAEWIKVLYGLLLSTVLGLSLGFLVVKLVGALFKDIERQSTTIFFRNSQIAGAAAMAFMHGAQDGQKFIGIFLLGIALSQGNAATDFIIPVWLMLLCSTVMALGTAIGGGKIIKTVGVNMVKLETYQGFSADFAGALSLLTASLLGLPVSTTHTKTTAIMGVGAGRHLSSVNWLTVKEMVYTWVLTFPGCGLVGYLMAKLFILIF; translated from the coding sequence ATGGCGATTTCATTTGGTGCATTCATTCAGTTGCTGCTGACGAGCCCGGCTATTGCGGTGACGGTGGTCTTGACATTGGGCGTGGTTTTGGTGAACGGGTGGACGGATGCGCCGAACGCCATCGCCACCTGCGTTTCGACACGAAGCATAACTCCGCGCAATGCCATCTTGATGGCGGCGGTATTCAATTTTTTTGGTGTCTTTGCGATGACCGCAGTCAATGCGAAGGTTGCCCAGACGATGGCGAAGATGGTTGACTTTGGCGGGAATACGGAAGACGCGGTCGTGGCGCTGTGTGCGGCGCTCTTTGCGATTGTGGTATGGGCCACTGCCGCTTGGTATTTTGGCATTCCGACAAGTGAAAGCCATGCCTTGATTGCTGGGGTATCTGGGGCTGCGATTGCGCTGCAAGGCGGTATCGATGGAATCAATGGTGCGGAATGGATTAAGGTTCTGTATGGCTTGCTGCTTTCCACCGTTCTTGGGTTGTCTCTAGGCTTTCTGGTCGTGAAGCTTGTCGGCGCGCTGTTCAAGGACATCGAGCGGCAAAGCACGACCATCTTCTTCCGCAACAGCCAGATTGCCGGTGCGGCAGCGATGGCCTTCATGCATGGAGCCCAGGACGGCCAGAAGTTCATCGGGATTTTCCTGCTGGGCATTGCTTTGTCGCAAGGGAATGCCGCGACTGATTTCATTATCCCTGTCTGGCTGATGCTGTTGTGTTCCACCGTCATGGCCTTGGGGACGGCAATCGGTGGCGGGAAGATCATCAAGACGGTAGGGGTCAATATGGTGAAGCTGGAGACCTATCAAGGCTTCAGCGCTGATTTTGCCGGGGCCTTGAGCCTCTTGACGGCTTCCCTCCTGGGGCTGCCGGTGAGCACGACCCACACGAAGACGACGGCCATCATGGGAGTAGGCGCGGGTAGGCATCTGTCGAGCGTAAACTGGTTGACGGTCAAGGAAATGGTTTATACGTGGGTGTTGACATTTCCAGGCTGCGGCCTTGTCGGTTATCTGATGGCAAAGCTGTTCATTCTGATATTTTAG